One part of the Entelurus aequoreus isolate RoL-2023_Sb linkage group LG05, RoL_Eaeq_v1.1, whole genome shotgun sequence genome encodes these proteins:
- the LOC133650180 gene encoding E3 SUMO-protein ligase ZBED1-like isoform X2 has protein sequence MKRRKRSAVWEHFTLKEDDATCKICKAVLKYNNSTSSLNYHLKSLHAAVLGGESGGGARPGQPSVAEAFSKRKAVCDDARAEGITQRICNMVEKDMLPISIVDGKGFRELMNYCEPDYQIPSRETITTRIEARYKRKKAELKARLANTHVAITTDCWTSNTTESYITVTCHYMEDWLMRSAVLATESMPMSHTADNLAERLNEIVHAWGLTGRVIACVHDNASNIVLANSQPRVDWASVPCYTHTLQLAINDGFAGTLHQVIAAAGRLVKHFKHSTKATKALETKQGQMGLERHQLIQSCKTRWNSVCDMFARLVEQRWAVCAVLSDRTFTKLSDARTLEIRDDHWKIMEEMGPVLVALKTATTVMSTETEVSISNTYPISFGLIDVHLKKRVEGDSGKVAEFKSKVAASLSRRMKIASDDFLTSTPMIATMVDPRHKHLSFLSPARRISANAKLLELAQAEDVSSTSTTADGASSASASTTGEEEEGAQPDVPVQEAAPQRHTSAMVQLLGAYYTNQIGGEKMKQGIRGWQKWQNDTCVSLLHQCLLNACSQHVALL, from the exons atgaagcgacgcaagagaagtgctgtgtgggaacatttcaccctAAAAGAGGACGATGCAACGTGCAAAATATGTAAGGCTGTTTTGAagtacaacaattcaaccagTTCGTTAAATTACCACCTAAAAAGTTTACATGCCGCTGTGCTTGGAGGAGAGAGTGGAGGCGGAGCACGGCCAGGCCAGCCCTCCGTCGCCGAAGCGTTTTCCAAAAGAAAAGCGGTGTGTGATGACGCACGGGCAGAGGGCATCACCCAGAGGATTTGCAACATGGTTGAAAAGGATATGCTGCCTATAAGCATTGTGGATGGCAAGGGGTTTCGTGAGTTGATGAACTATTGTGAGCCAGACTACCAAATCCCTTCTCGAGAAACAATAACAACCCGCATAGAGGCTCGCTACAAAAGAAAGAAAGCCGAGCTGAAAGCACGACTGGCCAACACGCATGTAGCAATAACCACTGACTGTTGGACGTCAAATACAACAGAGAGCTATATCACCGTCACTTGCCACTACATGGAGGACTGGCTGATGAGGTCGGCAGTCCTAGCCACAGAGAGTATGCCGATGAGCCATACGGCTGATAATTTAGCAGAACGGCTGAATGAAATTGTGCATGCATGGGGGCTGACCGGGCGAGTGATAGCCTGTGTTCACGACAACGCGAGTAACATCGTCTTAGCAAACAGCCAACCTCGAGTCGACTGGGCCTCTGTTCCATGCTACACCCATACCCTACAACTGGCCATCAACGATGGTTTCGCTGGGACCCTGCACCAAGTCATCGCAGCTGCAGGAAGATTGGTCAAACACTTTAAGCACAGCACTAAAGCCACCAAAGCGCTGGAAACCAAGCAAGGCCAAATGGGCTTGGAACGCCACCAGCTCATTCAATCCTGCAAAACGAGGTGGAATTCAGTCTGTGACATGTTTGCGAGACTGGTGGAGCAGCGGTGGGCGGTGTGCGCCGTACTATCAGACCGCACGTTCACCAAGCTGTCTGATGCTCGGACACTTGAGATCAGAGACGACCACTGGAAAATCATGGAGGAAATGGGCCCTGTTCTAGTCGCTCTGAAGACAGCAACTACCGTGATGTCTACAGAGACTGAG gtGTCCATATCCAACACGTATCCCATCAGCTTCGGTTTAATCGACGTGCACCTCAAGAAGAGAGTCGAGGGAGACTCAGGCAAAGTGGCAGAATTCAAATCTAAAGTGGCTGCTTCACTGAGCAGACGGATGAAG attGCATCTGATGACTTCCTAACATCAACCCCAATGATAGCAACGATGGTGGACCCTCGGCACAAGCACCTGTCATTTCTCAGCCCAGCCAGGAGGATTTCAGCAAATGCCAAACTGCTTGAACTGGCTCAAGCAGAAGATGTGAGCTCCACATCCACAACAGCAGATGGAGCAAGCTCTGCCTCTGCCAGTACCactggagaggaggaggagggggctcAGCCAGACGTGCCTGTCCAGGAAGCTGCACCACAGAGACACACATCTGCTATGGTTCAACTCCTGGGTGCCTACTACACCAACCAG ATTGGTGGGGAAAAAATGAAGCAAGGTATCCGAGgttggcaaaagtggcaaaacgATACATGTGTATCCCTGCTACATCAGTGCCTTCTGAACGCGTGTTCTCAGCATGTGGCCTTACTGTAA
- the LOC133650180 gene encoding E3 SUMO-protein ligase ZBED1-like isoform X1, whose translation MKRRKRSAVWEHFTLKEDDATCKICKAVLKYNNSTSSLNYHLKSLHAAVLGGESGGGARPGQPSVAEAFSKRKAVCDDARAEGITQRICNMVEKDMLPISIVDGKGFRELMNYCEPDYQIPSRETITTRIEARYKRKKAELKARLANTHVAITTDCWTSNTTESYITVTCHYMEDWLMRSAVLATESMPMSHTADNLAERLNEIVHAWGLTGRVIACVHDNASNIVLANSQPRVDWASVPCYTHTLQLAINDGFAGTLHQVIAAAGRLVKHFKHSTKATKALETKQGQMGLERHQLIQSCKTRWNSVCDMFARLVEQRWAVCAVLSDRTFTKLSDARTLEIRDDHWKIMEEMGPVLVALKTATTVMSTETEVSISNTYPISFGLIDVHLKKRVEGDSGKVAEFKSKVAASLSRRMKIASDDFLTSTPMIATMVDPRHKHLSFLSPARRISANAKLLELAQAEDVSSTSTTADGASSASASTTGEEEEGAQPDVPVQEAAPQRHTSAMVQLLGAYYTNQVTNDVERELDSFLKDAVPNLDSDPNHPTDWWGKNEARYPRLAKVAKRYMCIPATSVPSERVFSACGLTVTKLRSRLTPEHVDMLIYLNKNE comes from the exons atgaagcgacgcaagagaagtgctgtgtgggaacatttcaccctAAAAGAGGACGATGCAACGTGCAAAATATGTAAGGCTGTTTTGAagtacaacaattcaaccagTTCGTTAAATTACCACCTAAAAAGTTTACATGCCGCTGTGCTTGGAGGAGAGAGTGGAGGCGGAGCACGGCCAGGCCAGCCCTCCGTCGCCGAAGCGTTTTCCAAAAGAAAAGCGGTGTGTGATGACGCACGGGCAGAGGGCATCACCCAGAGGATTTGCAACATGGTTGAAAAGGATATGCTGCCTATAAGCATTGTGGATGGCAAGGGGTTTCGTGAGTTGATGAACTATTGTGAGCCAGACTACCAAATCCCTTCTCGAGAAACAATAACAACCCGCATAGAGGCTCGCTACAAAAGAAAGAAAGCCGAGCTGAAAGCACGACTGGCCAACACGCATGTAGCAATAACCACTGACTGTTGGACGTCAAATACAACAGAGAGCTATATCACCGTCACTTGCCACTACATGGAGGACTGGCTGATGAGGTCGGCAGTCCTAGCCACAGAGAGTATGCCGATGAGCCATACGGCTGATAATTTAGCAGAACGGCTGAATGAAATTGTGCATGCATGGGGGCTGACCGGGCGAGTGATAGCCTGTGTTCACGACAACGCGAGTAACATCGTCTTAGCAAACAGCCAACCTCGAGTCGACTGGGCCTCTGTTCCATGCTACACCCATACCCTACAACTGGCCATCAACGATGGTTTCGCTGGGACCCTGCACCAAGTCATCGCAGCTGCAGGAAGATTGGTCAAACACTTTAAGCACAGCACTAAAGCCACCAAAGCGCTGGAAACCAAGCAAGGCCAAATGGGCTTGGAACGCCACCAGCTCATTCAATCCTGCAAAACGAGGTGGAATTCAGTCTGTGACATGTTTGCGAGACTGGTGGAGCAGCGGTGGGCGGTGTGCGCCGTACTATCAGACCGCACGTTCACCAAGCTGTCTGATGCTCGGACACTTGAGATCAGAGACGACCACTGGAAAATCATGGAGGAAATGGGCCCTGTTCTAGTCGCTCTGAAGACAGCAACTACCGTGATGTCTACAGAGACTGAG gtGTCCATATCCAACACGTATCCCATCAGCTTCGGTTTAATCGACGTGCACCTCAAGAAGAGAGTCGAGGGAGACTCAGGCAAAGTGGCAGAATTCAAATCTAAAGTGGCTGCTTCACTGAGCAGACGGATGAAG attGCATCTGATGACTTCCTAACATCAACCCCAATGATAGCAACGATGGTGGACCCTCGGCACAAGCACCTGTCATTTCTCAGCCCAGCCAGGAGGATTTCAGCAAATGCCAAACTGCTTGAACTGGCTCAAGCAGAAGATGTGAGCTCCACATCCACAACAGCAGATGGAGCAAGCTCTGCCTCTGCCAGTACCactggagaggaggaggagggggctcAGCCAGACGTGCCTGTCCAGGAAGCTGCACCACAGAGACACACATCTGCTATGGTTCAACTCCTGGGTGCCTACTACACCAACCAGGTCACTAATGATGTGGAGAGAGAGCTGGACAGTTTTCTGAAGGATGCTGTGCCAAACCTTGATTCTGATCCCAATCATCCCACAGATTGGTGGGGAAAAAATGAAGCAAGGTATCCGAGgttggcaaaagtggcaaaacgATACATGTGTATCCCTGCTACATCAGTGCCTTCTGAACGCGTGTTCTCAGCATGTGGCCTTACTGTAACCAAGCTGCGCTCACGGCTCACAcctgagcatgtagacatgctcatatacttgaataaaaatgaataa
- the LOC133650180 gene encoding E3 SUMO-protein ligase ZBED1-like isoform X3 produces MVEKDMLPISIVDGKGFRELMNYCEPDYQIPSRETITTRIEARYKRKKAELKARLANTHVAITTDCWTSNTTESYITVTCHYMEDWLMRSAVLATESMPMSHTADNLAERLNEIVHAWGLTGRVIACVHDNASNIVLANSQPRVDWASVPCYTHTLQLAINDGFAGTLHQVIAAAGRLVKHFKHSTKATKALETKQGQMGLERHQLIQSCKTRWNSVCDMFARLVEQRWAVCAVLSDRTFTKLSDARTLEIRDDHWKIMEEMGPVLVALKTATTVMSTETEVSISNTYPISFGLIDVHLKKRVEGDSGKVAEFKSKVAASLSRRMKIASDDFLTSTPMIATMVDPRHKHLSFLSPARRISANAKLLELAQAEDVSSTSTTADGASSASASTTGEEEEGAQPDVPVQEAAPQRHTSAMVQLLGAYYTNQVTNDVERELDSFLKDAVPNLDSDPNHPTDWWGKNEARYPRLAKVAKRYMCIPATSVPSERVFSACGLTVTKLRSRLTPEHVDMLIYLNKNE; encoded by the exons ATGGTTGAAAAGGATATGCTGCCTATAAGCATTGTGGATGGCAAGGGGTTTCGTGAGTTGATGAACTATTGTGAGCCAGACTACCAAATCCCTTCTCGAGAAACAATAACAACCCGCATAGAGGCTCGCTACAAAAGAAAGAAAGCCGAGCTGAAAGCACGACTGGCCAACACGCATGTAGCAATAACCACTGACTGTTGGACGTCAAATACAACAGAGAGCTATATCACCGTCACTTGCCACTACATGGAGGACTGGCTGATGAGGTCGGCAGTCCTAGCCACAGAGAGTATGCCGATGAGCCATACGGCTGATAATTTAGCAGAACGGCTGAATGAAATTGTGCATGCATGGGGGCTGACCGGGCGAGTGATAGCCTGTGTTCACGACAACGCGAGTAACATCGTCTTAGCAAACAGCCAACCTCGAGTCGACTGGGCCTCTGTTCCATGCTACACCCATACCCTACAACTGGCCATCAACGATGGTTTCGCTGGGACCCTGCACCAAGTCATCGCAGCTGCAGGAAGATTGGTCAAACACTTTAAGCACAGCACTAAAGCCACCAAAGCGCTGGAAACCAAGCAAGGCCAAATGGGCTTGGAACGCCACCAGCTCATTCAATCCTGCAAAACGAGGTGGAATTCAGTCTGTGACATGTTTGCGAGACTGGTGGAGCAGCGGTGGGCGGTGTGCGCCGTACTATCAGACCGCACGTTCACCAAGCTGTCTGATGCTCGGACACTTGAGATCAGAGACGACCACTGGAAAATCATGGAGGAAATGGGCCCTGTTCTAGTCGCTCTGAAGACAGCAACTACCGTGATGTCTACAGAGACTGAG gtGTCCATATCCAACACGTATCCCATCAGCTTCGGTTTAATCGACGTGCACCTCAAGAAGAGAGTCGAGGGAGACTCAGGCAAAGTGGCAGAATTCAAATCTAAAGTGGCTGCTTCACTGAGCAGACGGATGAAG attGCATCTGATGACTTCCTAACATCAACCCCAATGATAGCAACGATGGTGGACCCTCGGCACAAGCACCTGTCATTTCTCAGCCCAGCCAGGAGGATTTCAGCAAATGCCAAACTGCTTGAACTGGCTCAAGCAGAAGATGTGAGCTCCACATCCACAACAGCAGATGGAGCAAGCTCTGCCTCTGCCAGTACCactggagaggaggaggagggggctcAGCCAGACGTGCCTGTCCAGGAAGCTGCACCACAGAGACACACATCTGCTATGGTTCAACTCCTGGGTGCCTACTACACCAACCAGGTCACTAATGATGTGGAGAGAGAGCTGGACAGTTTTCTGAAGGATGCTGTGCCAAACCTTGATTCTGATCCCAATCATCCCACAGATTGGTGGGGAAAAAATGAAGCAAGGTATCCGAGgttggcaaaagtggcaaaacgATACATGTGTATCCCTGCTACATCAGTGCCTTCTGAACGCGTGTTCTCAGCATGTGGCCTTACTGTAACCAAGCTGCGCTCACGGCTCACAcctgagcatgtagacatgctcatatacttgaataaaaatgaataa